In a genomic window of Algoriphagus halophilus:
- a CDS encoding purple acid phosphatase family protein has product MNHSPFKPLFFSLLFCFLVFESFAQEPVPYTAPIFDMEWSKPSVYPDRIIINFGANPASEISVTWRTNEEIDTAYVEIAKATGDPKFWENKETLLANTEVLDADTIETAEVLAHYHSLEIKDLEPKTIYGYRVGDGERWSEWFQFETASDQLDDKFSFLYVGDAQNYILELWSRLIREGFKTAPEAKFFIHAGDLVNTAHKEQDWHEWFTAGGFIHSMIPAVPTPGNHEYRAKDSLENAAKERSLSIQWNPQFTLPQNGPEGLEETVYYMDYQDARIISLNSNRELEVQAEWLENLLQKTTQKWIIVTYHHPMYSASSGRDNPTLREIWKPIFDKYHVDLALQGHDHSYARGRVSPGENILEGVNLRDQTGTVYVVSVSGGKMYDVGGDWTDLGATKDRSGENTQLFQVITVEGNHLLFESYTAVGELYDSFELIKTEDGPNKFIELRAKAINERVEPEN; this is encoded by the coding sequence ATGAACCATTCCCCATTCAAACCATTATTCTTTTCACTTCTTTTCTGTTTTTTAGTTTTCGAATCCTTTGCTCAAGAACCTGTTCCTTACACAGCTCCAATATTTGATATGGAGTGGAGCAAACCAAGTGTATACCCTGATCGAATCATCATTAATTTCGGAGCAAATCCAGCCAGCGAAATCAGTGTTACTTGGAGAACCAATGAAGAAATCGATACTGCTTATGTTGAAATTGCTAAAGCCACAGGTGATCCCAAATTTTGGGAAAACAAAGAGACCCTATTAGCCAACACGGAAGTTCTAGATGCCGACACCATCGAAACTGCAGAAGTATTGGCCCACTACCATTCCTTGGAAATAAAAGACCTAGAACCTAAAACAATCTATGGATATCGCGTTGGGGATGGAGAGCGATGGAGTGAATGGTTCCAGTTTGAAACTGCCTCCGACCAATTGGATGATAAATTCTCCTTTTTATATGTAGGCGATGCCCAAAATTACATTTTGGAACTCTGGTCCAGGCTTATTCGGGAAGGATTCAAAACTGCTCCTGAGGCTAAATTTTTCATACATGCTGGAGACTTGGTCAATACTGCACATAAAGAGCAAGATTGGCACGAATGGTTTACTGCAGGAGGTTTCATCCATAGTATGATCCCTGCTGTTCCTACCCCAGGAAATCATGAATACAGAGCGAAAGATTCTTTAGAAAATGCTGCCAAAGAAAGAAGTTTATCCATTCAATGGAATCCACAGTTTACTCTCCCTCAAAATGGTCCTGAAGGGTTAGAAGAAACGGTCTATTACATGGATTACCAAGATGCAAGAATCATTTCTTTAAATAGTAATCGTGAATTGGAAGTCCAAGCTGAATGGTTAGAAAATTTATTACAAAAAACTACTCAAAAGTGGATCATCGTCACCTATCATCACCCCATGTATTCTGCCTCTTCAGGAAGAGATAACCCGACTCTGAGAGAAATCTGGAAACCAATTTTTGACAAATACCATGTGGACCTTGCCTTGCAAGGACATGACCATAGCTATGCTAGAGGAAGGGTCTCACCTGGAGAAAATATATTAGAAGGGGTAAATCTCAGAGATCAAACCGGAACGGTGTATGTGGTCTCTGTCAGTGGAGGGAAAATGTATGACGTAGGCGGAGACTGGACAGACCTAGGAGCAACCAAAGATCGAAGTGGGGAAAACACCCAATTATTTCAGGTCATCACAGTGGAGGGAAATCACTTACTTTTTGAAAGCTACACAGCAGTTGGCGAATTGTATGATTCATTTGAATTGATCAAGACCGAAGATGGCCCAAATAAATTCATTGAGCTACGAGCAAAAGCCATTAATGAAAGAGTAGAACCAGAAAATTAA
- a CDS encoding YihY/virulence factor BrkB family protein: MVKEKIRLFQNRLEEKAKYFQKVHFGDPDKNLYDVGRIFVQQLQKDDIVERAGSVAFSFTLALFPLILFLLNIVPYLQDIFPIVTTQNILTFVQEILPGELYSQAETTIMDIVSRPRQSLISLGFFFALFSSTQGVVSMMNSFNSVYQTKENRGFFQSRIIAASIVFLLVLTIVAASTVMILGSVIIQRVDELQVFNSGFMIFLFSTLKFLVLLFMFYIATAFIFRFAPAVHDKWKFSSTGAILGGLLITLGFYGFTFYLNNFASYNKLYGSIGTLIALMLWLLITSLIVLVCFEVNVSLDLVEEEKKLREFEEEEGYEPIITKNND; the protein is encoded by the coding sequence GTGGTCAAAGAAAAGATTCGACTATTTCAGAATCGCCTGGAAGAAAAGGCTAAGTATTTTCAAAAGGTCCATTTTGGAGATCCAGATAAAAACCTATACGACGTAGGCCGGATTTTCGTACAGCAGCTTCAAAAGGATGACATTGTTGAAAGAGCAGGCTCTGTAGCATTTAGCTTTACCTTGGCCCTGTTCCCCTTAATTCTGTTTCTTTTAAACATTGTCCCCTATTTACAGGATATTTTCCCAATAGTAACCACTCAAAACATTCTGACTTTTGTTCAGGAAATATTACCTGGTGAACTGTATTCACAAGCAGAAACCACGATTATGGATATTGTATCCAGACCCAGACAAAGCTTGATTTCCTTAGGTTTTTTCTTCGCTCTTTTTTCTTCCACCCAAGGAGTGGTATCCATGATGAATTCTTTCAATTCCGTTTATCAAACCAAGGAAAATAGAGGTTTTTTTCAATCCAGAATCATTGCTGCCAGTATCGTTTTTCTTTTGGTTTTGACCATTGTAGCAGCAAGCACGGTGATGATTTTGGGTAGCGTGATCATTCAAAGAGTAGATGAACTTCAGGTATTTAATTCTGGATTTATGATTTTCCTTTTTTCTACTTTAAAGTTTCTGGTGCTATTGTTTATGTTTTACATAGCGACTGCATTTATTTTCAGGTTTGCTCCCGCTGTACATGATAAATGGAAATTCTCATCTACAGGAGCAATTTTGGGAGGGTTATTGATTACGTTGGGATTTTATGGCTTTACTTTTTACCTCAACAATTTCGCCAGTTATAATAAACTTTATGGCTCCATTGGTACTTTGATCGCTTTGATGCTTTGGTTATTGATCACTTCATTGATTGTATTGGTTTGTTTTGAAGTCAATGTTAGTCTGGACTTAGTGGAAGAAGAGAAGAAACTCAGGGAATTTGAGGAGGAAGAGGGCTACGAACCTATTATCACTAAGAATAATGATTAG
- a CDS encoding (deoxy)nucleoside triphosphate pyrophosphohydrolase — translation MKTISVSCAIIIHLNKVLVAKRSSTMSQPGMWEFPGGKLEQGESPEESLIREIKEELGMEVSVYSQLTVSKYAYSEEKIIELIPFICGWKSGDIRVLEHERVDWLEIEELRLLNWAPADIPVYNELLENWQAFRSRNTNRAKN, via the coding sequence ATGAAAACCATATCAGTTTCTTGTGCGATCATAATTCACTTAAATAAAGTGCTTGTGGCCAAACGTTCTTCTACTATGAGCCAACCTGGAATGTGGGAATTCCCCGGAGGAAAGCTAGAGCAAGGAGAAAGTCCAGAAGAAAGCTTAATTCGGGAAATCAAGGAGGAATTAGGGATGGAGGTTTCTGTATATTCCCAATTGACAGTTTCTAAGTATGCCTATTCCGAAGAAAAAATAATTGAATTAATTCCATTTATATGTGGCTGGAAATCAGGAGATATTCGTGTTTTGGAGCATGAGAGAGTCGATTGGCTGGAAATAGAAGAGTTAAGATTGTTAAATTGGGCTCCTGCTGATATTCCAGTTTATAATGAACTTTTAGAAAACTGGCAGGCTTTTCGAAGTAGGAATACCAATAGGGCTAAAAATTAA
- the mltG gene encoding endolytic transglycosylase MltG: MQTDKKNKLFLVLIISFSVLAISMSFYFYQVFFSPNALLETEQNYTLKIPSNATFKQVSNQLYDDKVINDVVSFSFVSKVMGYQEAVKPGLYIISPKMTNIELVRHLRSGNQAPVRITFNNIRTKEDLAERITKNLEIDEDQFLSLIKDSVYIRKFDFDEETIMSMFIPNTYEVWWNTSPESLFDRMYKEYQAFWTAERKSKAEAIGLNPKEVSTLASIVQSESQKSDERPKIAGVYLNRLRLNMPLQADPTLVFALGDFTIKRVLNVHKEIESPYNTYKYSGLPPGPINLPDINSLEAVLNAEDHKYLYFCAKEDFSGYHAFATNLAQHNANARRYQAALNAAKIY; encoded by the coding sequence ATGCAAACAGATAAAAAGAATAAACTATTCCTGGTATTGATCATCTCCTTTTCGGTGTTGGCCATATCTATGTCCTTTTACTTTTACCAGGTCTTTTTCAGCCCAAATGCTTTATTGGAAACCGAACAAAACTATACGCTGAAAATACCAAGTAATGCCACTTTCAAACAAGTGAGCAATCAGCTGTATGATGACAAAGTGATCAATGATGTGGTAAGCTTTTCATTTGTTTCTAAAGTCATGGGGTATCAGGAAGCAGTGAAGCCGGGATTATATATCATCAGTCCAAAGATGACCAATATTGAATTGGTGCGACATCTACGTTCGGGTAACCAGGCACCGGTTAGAATCACATTTAATAATATCAGAACCAAAGAAGATCTAGCGGAAAGGATTACCAAAAACCTGGAAATCGATGAAGATCAATTTTTGAGCCTAATAAAAGACTCTGTTTATATTCGAAAGTTTGATTTCGATGAAGAGACCATCATGAGCATGTTTATCCCAAACACTTATGAAGTTTGGTGGAACACCAGCCCTGAGTCTTTATTTGATCGAATGTATAAGGAGTATCAAGCGTTTTGGACTGCAGAAAGAAAATCCAAAGCTGAAGCCATTGGACTCAATCCAAAAGAGGTTAGTACGTTGGCGTCTATTGTTCAGTCCGAAAGTCAAAAATCCGACGAACGACCCAAGATTGCTGGAGTTTATTTAAACAGACTTCGATTGAATATGCCCCTACAGGCAGACCCTACCCTGGTTTTTGCTTTAGGAGATTTCACGATCAAACGAGTACTGAATGTGCACAAAGAAATAGAAAGTCCTTACAACACCTACAAATATTCAGGGCTTCCTCCTGGACCAATCAATTTGCCAGACATTAACTCATTGGAAGCTGTATTGAATGCTGAAGACCACAAGTATCTTTATTTCTGTGCAAAAGAAGATTTCTCTGGGTATCATGCCTTCGCTACCAATTTAGCACAACATAACGCCAATGCGAGAAGGTACCAAGCTGCACTGAACGCTGCCAAAATTTATTAA
- a CDS encoding WbqC family protein, whose amino-acid sequence MKRVVVDLHFIPCLEFFTAVVDADEILVSPDELYQRQSYLNRTRIRLANKVESLSIPIQGRRPRLPLNKVLIDYSQNWQKIHVRGIQSAYGKAPFFEFFFPYIEPVFEKKHASLWDLNYEMLTICLKLLRYSGKLTVCQKIDEEQVDLDLRGQIKPSGSFLERELYLPVPYAQLFGSDFEPNLSVLDLLFCMGTEAKKLLLSSVKN is encoded by the coding sequence ATGAAGAGAGTCGTAGTTGACTTACATTTTATCCCATGCTTAGAGTTTTTTACTGCTGTCGTAGATGCAGATGAAATCCTCGTGTCACCTGATGAATTATACCAACGGCAATCATACCTAAATAGGACTAGAATTCGCTTGGCAAATAAAGTCGAATCCCTAAGTATACCCATTCAAGGCAGGAGACCAAGACTTCCTCTAAACAAAGTTTTGATAGATTATTCTCAAAATTGGCAGAAAATTCATGTGAGAGGGATCCAGTCGGCCTATGGGAAAGCACCTTTTTTTGAATTTTTTTTTCCATATATCGAGCCTGTTTTTGAGAAAAAACATGCCAGTTTATGGGATTTAAATTATGAAATGCTGACAATATGTCTCAAGCTGTTAAGGTATTCTGGCAAGCTGACTGTTTGCCAAAAGATAGATGAAGAACAGGTGGATTTGGACTTAAGAGGGCAAATTAAGCCTTCAGGCTCGTTTTTAGAGCGGGAACTTTACTTGCCTGTACCCTATGCCCAACTTTTTGGCTCAGACTTTGAGCCAAATTTAAGTGTTCTGGATCTGTTGTTTTGCATGGGAACAGAAGCAAAAAAGCTTTTGTTAAGTTCTGTAAAAAATTAA
- a CDS encoding acyl-CoA thioesterase: protein MYTSETQVRVRYAETDQMSYVYYGNYAMYFEVGRVEAMRNIGFSYKEMEENGVMMPVLESHYTYLKPGKYDELLTIRTTIPTMPGVKIKFEYEVFNEQNELITKGWTSLAFLKKDSHQPTRPPQNLLALLNPYF from the coding sequence ATGTACACTTCAGAAACACAAGTTCGAGTTAGATACGCCGAAACTGACCAAATGAGTTATGTGTATTATGGAAATTATGCCATGTATTTTGAAGTAGGCCGGGTAGAAGCCATGAGAAATATCGGGTTTAGCTATAAGGAAATGGAAGAAAATGGAGTTATGATGCCCGTACTGGAAAGTCATTACACCTACCTTAAACCTGGAAAATACGATGAACTTCTAACCATTCGTACCACCATCCCAACAATGCCTGGGGTAAAAATTAAATTTGAGTACGAAGTATTTAATGAACAAAATGAACTGATTACCAAAGGCTGGACTTCTTTGGCCTTTTTAAAAAAAGACAGCCATCAGCCTACAAGACCTCCACAGAATTTATTAGCTTTATTAAATCCATATTTTTAG
- a CDS encoding DUF885 domain-containing protein: MKPHFFSLIITCLLLAGCETNNVPLDQSEEINAWFDEEYEELLQMSPLQLTAQGRKDHYSEIDDMSEEAEKKTLEWLKKSVEEMHEQFSFDQLNKEAQLSWKLWEYQYEQAVLSWEFRRSGYIFNQMNSMHSTLPQMLINFHKVDSIADAEALFNRYTEVGRAIKQLIQRAKLQAESGYRPPKFAYEYVIQQSESLIQGPPFMEGDKNSALWNDAISKISKLKEEGKINEEQEEKLLSEAKESLINGFKPAYEELISWLKSELEHLEDKPTGLSRHDNGKEYYAFRLKTSTTTDLTAEEIHEIGLQEVARIQNEMLAIKDQVGFEGDLREFFEFINTDPQFFYPNTDEGRMGYLNDSKAFLDTITQKLPDYFGILPKAQLEVRRVEAFREQDGAPQHYSQGTPDGSRPGTYYVHLSDMKSMPKSTMEGVAYHEGNPGHHMQISIQQELESIPKFRTQFFFNAYVEGWALYSEALAKEMGQYKNPYYDFGRLVNEIWRAIRLVTDTGLHAKGWTEEDAINYFAENSSIAPGAIQAEVRRYMVIPGQATGYKIGMLKIQELRAKAESQLGNQFDIKKFHDKILEQGALPLNLLEEEINLWITETQSGR, from the coding sequence ATGAAACCCCACTTCTTTAGTCTAATTATCACCTGCCTACTGCTAGCAGGCTGCGAAACAAACAATGTACCTTTAGATCAATCTGAAGAAATCAATGCTTGGTTTGATGAGGAATATGAAGAACTCCTACAAATGAGTCCTCTCCAACTAACTGCTCAAGGAAGAAAAGATCATTATTCTGAAATCGATGATATGAGCGAAGAGGCAGAAAAGAAAACATTGGAGTGGTTGAAGAAAAGTGTGGAAGAAATGCATGAGCAATTTTCTTTCGATCAACTAAACAAAGAGGCTCAACTTTCTTGGAAACTATGGGAATACCAATATGAACAGGCGGTGTTGAGTTGGGAGTTTAGAAGATCTGGCTACATTTTCAATCAAATGAATAGCATGCATTCTACCCTGCCTCAGATGCTCATCAATTTTCACAAGGTAGATTCCATTGCAGATGCAGAAGCCTTGTTTAATAGGTACACTGAAGTAGGCCGAGCAATCAAACAACTAATACAAAGAGCCAAGCTTCAAGCAGAATCAGGATACAGGCCTCCCAAATTCGCATATGAATATGTAATTCAACAATCTGAATCCTTGATTCAGGGACCACCTTTCATGGAAGGTGATAAAAACTCTGCCTTATGGAATGACGCCATTTCAAAAATTTCAAAATTAAAGGAAGAGGGAAAAATTAATGAAGAACAGGAAGAAAAACTTTTGAGTGAGGCAAAAGAATCTCTAATAAATGGCTTCAAACCTGCCTACGAAGAATTGATTTCCTGGTTAAAATCAGAGCTGGAACACCTTGAAGATAAGCCTACTGGTCTTAGCCGGCATGATAACGGGAAGGAATATTATGCTTTCCGTTTGAAAACCTCCACCACCACTGATCTTACTGCGGAAGAAATCCATGAGATCGGATTACAAGAAGTGGCTAGAATTCAAAACGAGATGCTTGCCATCAAGGACCAAGTTGGCTTCGAAGGAGATTTGAGAGAGTTTTTTGAATTTATTAATACCGACCCACAGTTTTTTTATCCTAATACAGATGAAGGCAGAATGGGATATCTTAATGATTCAAAAGCATTTTTGGACACCATTACTCAAAAACTACCTGACTACTTTGGAATCCTTCCTAAAGCTCAATTGGAAGTAAGAAGAGTAGAAGCATTTCGAGAGCAAGATGGGGCGCCACAACATTACTCTCAAGGAACTCCTGATGGAAGTAGACCAGGAACCTATTACGTTCACCTTTCCGATATGAAATCAATGCCGAAATCCACAATGGAAGGTGTCGCCTATCATGAAGGAAATCCGGGTCATCATATGCAAATTTCGATTCAACAGGAATTAGAAAGTATTCCAAAATTCCGAACACAGTTCTTTTTCAATGCATACGTGGAAGGTTGGGCCTTGTATTCAGAAGCTTTAGCGAAGGAAATGGGGCAATATAAAAATCCATACTACGATTTTGGTCGCTTAGTTAATGAAATTTGGAGAGCAATTAGATTGGTTACAGACACGGGGCTACATGCCAAAGGTTGGACAGAAGAAGATGCCATCAACTATTTTGCAGAAAACTCTTCTATTGCCCCAGGAGCTATCCAAGCAGAGGTACGTCGATATATGGTAATTCCAGGTCAAGCTACCGGTTATAAAATCGGAATGCTAAAAATTCAGGAACTCAGAGCAAAGGCAGAAAGTCAGTTAGGAAATCAATTTGACATCAAAAAATTCCATGATAAGATTTTGGAACAAGGAGCCCTTCCTCTGAATTTGTTAGAAGAAGAAATCAATCTTTGGATTACCGAAACACAGTCAGGCAGATAA
- a CDS encoding DUF7133 domain-containing protein: protein MTKIRIPILSTLLLSLLFGCSKYKPATTLDNDELKAYFSPANVDPSNIPADSTLLDMTNIAGPDIVPSPACLAVSPNGEIFVGVDMMGSLGKEPGKGSIVKLIDRDNDGVYETHIEFAKADNPRGIMPVGDQVFVLHTVFNETTGEAERMDLVEFVDKDHDGVADGPANPLIKNICSPESLRSRGTDHATNGIRMGIDGWIYVAVGDFGFHEAEDRSGKKMTMLGGGIVRVRPDGTEMEVYAHGTRNIYDVAIDPFMNIYTRGNTNDGGGWNIRFIHYVQSGEYGYPSLFKNFTDEIIPALADLGGGSGTGSYFMDDDRWPAEFNHVPMMADWGRSQLFIHRVTMDGPGFTQQDERFIKLSQITDVDVDGSGRMFLAAWDGAGYKGSPEKGYVVKVVPKDWTYEAFPDLKAASVAELGELLKAGNSVTRFHAQQELLKRPLDEVAMEALKIAQDKTLPLQNRVAGIFTYAQAACTNGVEELLKLSEEDKIREFALRALTDRKSCLSNVPEEPFLAAVHDANPRVQVAAIVGLGRLGKKDAAKTLLEINVPASAKIPQPGIEGPHATPNSDIILPHLAVKSLVELDAVDATVEAIRTNPKLALWTLRYMHDPKAVEGLMNAYEGSSDQELKDEILSTLARLYMEEAPYDGSWWWSTRPDTHGPYYKGITWDSSDKIKTFLVQEFEKSNPSKKNFFAGLNDRNRLEISELGTVSEEVIIEENPQVDFEAIKNKKGQVGESSIEDVILAVAAIKGDPVKGKALFTSQGCIACHSIEKGDVMKGPFMGQIGSIMNRDQITESIMKPNASISQGFASFMIDTKDGDTYMGFITAESADELTLRDITGKATTIQKNNIRSRKEMENSIMPAGLANSLSFEELASLVTYLQQQK, encoded by the coding sequence ATGACTAAAATCAGAATTCCAATTTTAAGCACCCTGTTGCTTTCTTTACTTTTTGGTTGTTCCAAATACAAACCTGCCACCACGTTAGATAATGATGAACTGAAGGCCTACTTCAGCCCTGCCAATGTCGACCCTAGCAATATCCCGGCAGACAGCACTCTACTTGACATGACCAACATTGCAGGCCCAGATATCGTGCCGAGTCCTGCTTGTTTGGCTGTGAGCCCCAATGGTGAAATTTTCGTGGGAGTAGATATGATGGGTTCTTTGGGTAAAGAGCCTGGAAAAGGAAGTATTGTCAAGTTGATAGACCGCGACAACGATGGGGTTTATGAAACTCATATTGAGTTTGCAAAAGCAGACAACCCACGTGGTATCATGCCTGTAGGAGATCAAGTCTTTGTCCTGCATACGGTGTTCAACGAAACTACCGGGGAAGCGGAAAGAATGGATTTAGTGGAGTTTGTTGATAAAGATCATGACGGTGTTGCTGACGGTCCTGCAAATCCTCTGATCAAAAACATTTGTTCTCCAGAATCATTAAGAAGCAGAGGAACGGACCACGCTACCAATGGCATCAGAATGGGTATCGATGGATGGATCTATGTAGCGGTTGGTGACTTTGGCTTCCATGAGGCAGAAGATAGAAGTGGCAAAAAGATGACCATGCTTGGTGGTGGAATCGTAAGAGTTCGACCTGATGGAACAGAAATGGAAGTGTATGCACACGGTACTAGAAATATTTACGATGTAGCCATTGACCCATTTATGAATATCTATACCCGAGGAAACACCAATGATGGAGGTGGATGGAACATTCGCTTTATCCATTATGTCCAAAGTGGAGAGTATGGCTATCCTAGCCTATTTAAAAACTTTACTGACGAAATCATTCCTGCCTTAGCTGACCTAGGTGGTGGTTCAGGAACAGGTTCCTACTTCATGGATGATGACCGTTGGCCAGCGGAATTCAATCACGTACCGATGATGGCTGATTGGGGTAGAAGCCAACTTTTCATTCACAGAGTAACTATGGATGGACCTGGTTTCACCCAGCAAGACGAACGGTTTATCAAACTTTCACAGATCACCGATGTGGATGTGGATGGATCAGGAAGAATGTTCTTGGCTGCATGGGATGGTGCCGGTTATAAAGGAAGCCCTGAAAAAGGATATGTAGTAAAAGTGGTTCCAAAAGATTGGACTTACGAAGCATTTCCTGATTTGAAAGCTGCCTCAGTCGCTGAACTTGGAGAATTGTTGAAAGCAGGTAATTCTGTGACTCGTTTCCATGCGCAGCAAGAGCTTTTAAAAAGACCTTTGGACGAAGTAGCTATGGAGGCTTTGAAAATTGCGCAAGACAAAACTTTACCGCTTCAAAATCGAGTAGCTGGTATTTTCACTTATGCCCAAGCGGCATGTACAAACGGAGTCGAAGAATTATTAAAGCTTAGCGAAGAAGATAAAATCCGAGAATTCGCGTTAAGAGCTCTTACTGATCGAAAGTCTTGTTTGAGCAATGTTCCCGAGGAGCCATTTCTAGCTGCAGTGCATGATGCTAATCCAAGAGTACAAGTAGCAGCTATTGTTGGGTTGGGCAGATTGGGCAAGAAAGATGCAGCGAAAACATTGCTTGAAATTAATGTTCCTGCTTCTGCAAAAATCCCTCAACCTGGAATAGAAGGTCCGCATGCCACACCAAATTCAGACATTATCTTACCACATTTGGCGGTGAAGTCTTTGGTGGAGCTAGACGCTGTGGATGCGACAGTAGAGGCCATCAGGACAAATCCCAAATTGGCACTTTGGACCTTAAGATACATGCATGACCCAAAGGCAGTTGAAGGCTTGATGAATGCCTATGAAGGATCAAGCGACCAAGAATTAAAAGATGAAATCCTAAGTACCTTAGCCAGACTTTATATGGAAGAAGCTCCCTATGATGGCAGCTGGTGGTGGAGTACCAGACCTGATACGCATGGCCCTTATTATAAAGGAATTACTTGGGATTCTTCTGATAAAATCAAAACATTCCTAGTTCAGGAATTTGAAAAGTCTAATCCTTCCAAAAAGAATTTCTTTGCAGGATTAAATGATCGAAATAGATTGGAAATCTCTGAATTGGGAACCGTTTCTGAGGAAGTAATTATCGAAGAAAACCCACAGGTAGACTTTGAAGCTATCAAAAATAAAAAAGGCCAGGTAGGAGAATCTTCCATCGAAGATGTAATCTTGGCTGTTGCTGCCATCAAAGGTGATCCTGTAAAAGGAAAAGCATTATTCACTAGCCAAGGTTGCATTGCATGCCATAGCATCGAAAAGGGTGATGTAATGAAAGGTCCGTTTATGGGGCAAATTGGTTCGATCATGAATCGTGATCAGATCACGGAATCCATCATGAAACCAAATGCCTCTATTTCACAAGGTTTTGCTTCTTTTATGATTGATACCAAGGATGGGGATACTTATATGGGCTTTATCACCGCAGAATCTGCGGATGAATTAACTCTTCGTGATATCACAGGAAAAGCGACGACCATCCAAAAGAATAACATCAGAAGTAGAAAAGAGATGGAAAATTCTATCATGCCTGCTGGATTAGCCAATTCGCTTTCATTTGAGGAATTAGCATCACTAGTTACTTATCTTCAGCAACAAAAATAA
- a CDS encoding L-threonylcarbamoyladenylate synthase, which translates to MAAEFIRLYEENPDPRRISQIVNILRDGGVIIYPTDTVYGLGCDITNVRAVEKICRIKGINPKKHNFSFICADLSNIAQYTRVISKPVFKMMKKAFPGPFTFILEANTQVPKILHSNKKTVGIRVPNHSVPRMIVEELGQPLLSTSIRDEDEVIEYSTDPELIFEKYEHLVDVVIDGGYGQNVGSTILDCLGDEVEIVRQGLGNVDDII; encoded by the coding sequence ATGGCTGCTGAATTTATTCGTTTGTATGAAGAAAACCCTGATCCCAGAAGGATAAGTCAAATCGTAAATATCTTAAGGGATGGGGGAGTGATTATCTACCCAACAGATACTGTTTATGGTTTGGGTTGTGATATCACCAATGTGCGAGCGGTAGAAAAAATCTGCCGAATCAAAGGAATCAATCCCAAAAAGCATAACTTCTCATTTATCTGTGCAGATCTCAGTAACATCGCCCAATACACTAGAGTTATTTCCAAGCCAGTTTTCAAAATGATGAAAAAGGCTTTCCCTGGTCCTTTCACCTTCATTTTAGAAGCGAATACCCAAGTTCCTAAGATTTTGCATAGCAATAAAAAAACCGTAGGAATCCGTGTTCCAAATCATTCGGTACCTAGGATGATCGTGGAGGAGTTAGGACAACCCTTGTTATCTACCTCCATTAGAGATGAAGATGAAGTAATCGAGTATAGCACGGATCCAGAGTTGATATTCGAAAAGTACGAACATTTGGTAGATGTAGTAATCGATGGTGGGTATGGTCAAAATGTGGGTTCCACCATTCTTGACTGCTTGGGAGATGAAGTGGAAATTGTAAGACAGGGGCTAGGAAATGTGGATGATATCATCTAA